CCGAACTGAACGCCGCACGCGGGGTGATCGACGCCCTGCTGCGCCAGTCCATCGCCTGACTCAGGAGACGACGTGACCACGACATCCGATTTCCCGACTCCCTCCCCCGGCCTGATCGAGGACGGCCCGATCGGCTGGCGGCTCAAGGGAATGCCCGCCGACGCCGCCGCGCAGACCCTCGGCGAGTTCAGCGCACTGGGCCGAGGACTGTTCGACGCCGGGTTCTCCTGGCCGCAACTGGTGCTGCGGGAGTCGGCACTGCGACACAACGCCGCGTTGATGGCCCGGTACACCGCAGAGCACGGCATGTCCCTCGCCCCGCATCTCAAGACGACCACCTCGCCGGAGCTGGCCGAGTACGCACTGCGCGAGGACGCCTGGGGAGTCACCGTCGCCACCCCGTACCAGGCACGGGTGTTCATGGCGGCCGGTCACCGCCGCATCCTGCTGGCCAACGAGCTGGTGGATCGCGACTTCGCCCGTCAGGTCGTCGAATGGCTCGCGCAGGACGAGGCCAGGGAGTTCTACTGCTACGTCGACTCCGTGGCGGGCGTCGCGGTGCTGGCCGAGGCGCTCGACGGCTCCCCCGCCGCCCGTCCGCTGCCGGTGCTGATCGAGATCGGACACGCGGGCGGCCGGGCGGGCTGCCGCGACCTCGACACGGTGGCCGCCGTGCGGGACGCGGTCGCCGCCGCCGACGGGCTCGCGCTGGCAGGGGTCTCCGGCTACGAGGGCTCGGTGAGCCATTCCAGGGACGAGGCGGGCCTGGCGGCCGTCGCCGAGTACCTGCGTTCGGTGCGTCGAGCCATGGAACTGGTGCTGCCGCAGGCTGATCCGCGACTCGCCGAACACGTCATCTCGGCGGGCGGCAGCTTCTACTTCGACGTGGTCGCCGCCGAACTCGGCGGAGTGACCGGCGAGCGGCCGGTACGGCTGATCGCCAGGCCGGGGGCCTATCTCACGCACGACAACGGTATCTACGAGGCGCGGTCTCCGTTGGACGGCGGCGGCACCGCCGTCGATCCCGCACAGCGGCTGACCCCGTCCATCGAGGTCTGGGCGCCGGTGCTGAGCAGGCCGGAACCCGGCCTGGCGATCCTCGGTGCAGGCAGGCGCGACCTGAACTTCGACCAGGGGATGCCGGTGCCGATCGAGGCCCGAGACCACGCGGGCCGATCGGCACGCCCCGCCGAGGGCTGGACGGTCACCGCGCTGAACGACCAGCACGCCTTCGTCACCGTCCCGCCGGAGGCGCAGCTCGCGCCCTCCGACCTGGTGCGGCTGGGCATCTCCCATCCGTGCACCGCACACGACCGCTGGCTCACCGCCGTCATCGCGACGGATGACGACGTCGTCGTCTCGGTGGCCCGCTGTTACTTCTGATCCCTCAAGTCGACAAGGACGTCCCGTGACCGCCCCTACCCCCACCGCCGCCACACCGACGGGCGAGAAGAGATCGAGGACCCGGTACGCCATCCTCGCCTCGAACTTCGTGATCCTCTCCCTGAACTACGCCGACCGCGCCGTCATCGGCGTCGCCGCACCGTTGATCATCAACGAGTTCGGGTTCTCCAATGCGGCCTTCGGCTGATCCTCGCCGCGTTCGCCTTCACCTACTCGCCGTTCGGCTTCATCGGCGGCTGGCTGGCGGACAAGTACGGTCCGGCGAAGGTGATGGGGTGGGCGGCGATCTTCTGGTCCTGCTTCACCGCGTTGACCGCCGCAGGCGTCGGATTCGTCAGCCTGCTGATCATCCGGCTGCTCTTCGGCGCGGGTGAGGGCCCACAGGCCACGGTGACGGCGAAGATCATGCACAACTGGTTCCCGAAGAAGGAACTCGGCACCGCCGTGGGCATCGCCAACGCCGCCACACCGCTGGGCGGTGCGATCGGCACCCCGGCGGTCGTGGCGATCCTCAGTGCCACCCAGGGCAACTGGCGAGTGCCGTTCATCATCTTCGGCGTGCTGGGCGTCTTCTTCGCCATCGGCTGGTTCATCATCGTCCGCGACACTCCGGAGAAGCACTCCCGCGTCTCGCCCGCCGAGCTGGCCTACATCCGCCAGGACGCCGCACCCGCCGCCGAGGTCGGCGACGGGGCGGACGACGCGACCGTCGCCGAAGCGCCGCCGTGGTGGCGATACCTGACCCGGCCTGCGGTGTGGACCACCGCCGTCGCGTACTTCGGCTACGCGTGGATTCTGTGGACCTTCCTGAACTGGTTCCCCACCTACCTCGTCAACGAGCGCGGCATCGACCTGAGCGAGTTGGCCGTGGCGGGCGCGATCCCGTGGATCGGCGGCTGCATCGGTCTGGCGCTGGGCGGCGTCTTCACCGACATCCTCGTCCGGCGCACCGGCCGTTCGGTGGGGCCTCGGCGGTGGACGGTGGTGATCTGCCTGACCGCGACCGGCCTGCTGTTCGGCGGCATCGGCCTGGTCAGCAGCACCTTCGGCGCGGTGGCGCTGATGACGGTGGTGGTGTTCCTGTTGTACTTCACCGGCGCGCAGTACTGGCTGATCGTCGGCGAGGCGGTGCCGGGCCCGGTGTACGGCTCGGTGTCGGGCGCCGTCCAGATGTTCGCCACGACGGCGTCGATCCTCGCGCCCATGATCACCGGGTATCTGGTCGACTCGTCGTTGGGCTGGACAGGGACCTTCGCGGTCGCGTCGATCGTCTCCGTCGGTGGGGCGCTCCTGCTGGCCGTGTTCGGCAAGGTCCGCAAGCCGCTGCCGCCTGCGGCGGTGACGCCGACGCGCTGAGTCCCGTCCGCTGCCGCCCACCGAGTCAGCGTGGCGTCCGCTCCTTCGCACCGGGAGTCGACGTCACGCTGACTTTCGTTCTGCACCAGAACGGCCGTCGAGCCTGCCGAGAGACCGACCCGTGGGTCACCGAGCGGTGCCGCGCGGGGGCTTGCGCACCTCGCCGAGCGCACTCGAGCAGCGACCGAGGAACTCCAGCAGCAGGGCGCTCTCCTCCGGGGTGAAGCGCCCGGACAGCTCCCGTTCGACCTCGACGGCGGCCTCGTCGGCCTTGGCCAGCACCGTGCGGCCCTTGCGGCTCAGCCGGACCTCCTGCACGTGGGTGTGCACGGGGTGGCTCTGCCGGTCGACCAGGCCCTTGCCCTCCAGGGTGGCGATGACCGTTGACATCGTCTGCGGGGTGACCAGGCACCGCCGCGCCAGCGCAGCGCCGGACAGGCCCGGCTCCTGAAACAGGGCGAGCAGGACGGTGTACTGCGGCACGGTCAGGCCGTGCGGGCTCAGGACCGCGCTCTTGGCGGCGATCAGCTCCTGATCGACCCGCTTCAGGTGATGTCCGATCCGGTCACTGATCGACAGCGTCATGGCTCCAGTGTAGAGGCCGCACACAGGGTCGTGATAACCATTCGAGCCCGGTGGAATAGCAGGGCTCGAATGTCGTTGCGCTCGGAAGCGACAATGCACGCGCAGCGTGGTGAATCGGCGGTTTCGCGACAATCCTCGAACTCCGCCTCGATCAGGGCACGAGCACGTCTTGAGCATCCCATGCGTCGACACGCATAGCGACGAGTCGGCGGCACGGCGTCGCCTCGGATGGCGGCGGAGTGACGTCGAGGCGCCGAGGCGTCGCTTCCCTGCGACGTCCGCGACACATCGACGAAGATCCTCCCCCCGTCGTCGGCCGATGCCGACGGGCCGTTCTCACCGCCGACGCCGTTACCCCGAGACGGCCTGCAACGGCACCCGAGTGGAGTACTCGGGAACGGCCTCCGGGTGCTTCTCCAGCCAGTCCCAATACTCCGGATGGCGGACTGCCAGTGCCAGATGCTGCTGCTGCAGGGCGTCCACGACCGTTCCCACCAGGCTTTCCGGCACTCGATCCCGCCGCCACACGCAGATTTTATGCTCCAGCGCCTCCTGTTCGAGTGGCCGGGTGACGAAGTCCCGATTGGCGGAGAGCCCGAATAATGGTCCGCGTAAAGCGACGCCGACGCCGGCCGCCAATCCGGACAACACGACGTCGTCATCCCCGACCAGAATCGGAGCAGGCAGATATCCGGCGAGCAGACAGAGGTTCTCCACGATCGATCTCGACGACCCGGATTCCGGCAGAATCCACGGCGCATTCCGCAGACTGGCCAACGAGACCGAATCGACCGCTGTTTCCGGCCTGCCGCGCAGCGCGCACAGCCATAACGGCGTCTGCATGATCGTCGTCATTCCGATGTTGGCTTTCGGTCGAAATCGCGAG
The Actinoalloteichus fjordicus DNA segment above includes these coding regions:
- a CDS encoding alanine racemase; translated protein: MTTTSDFPTPSPGLIEDGPIGWRLKGMPADAAAQTLGEFSALGRGLFDAGFSWPQLVLRESALRHNAALMARYTAEHGMSLAPHLKTTTSPELAEYALREDAWGVTVATPYQARVFMAAGHRRILLANELVDRDFARQVVEWLAQDEAREFYCYVDSVAGVAVLAEALDGSPAARPLPVLIEIGHAGGRAGCRDLDTVAAVRDAVAAADGLALAGVSGYEGSVSHSRDEAGLAAVAEYLRSVRRAMELVLPQADPRLAEHVISAGGSFYFDVVAAELGGVTGERPVRLIARPGAYLTHDNGIYEARSPLDGGGTAVDPAQRLTPSIEVWAPVLSRPEPGLAILGAGRRDLNFDQGMPVPIEARDHAGRSARPAEGWTVTALNDQHAFVTVPPEAQLAPSDLVRLGISHPCTAHDRWLTAVIATDDDVVVSVARCYF
- a CDS encoding MFS transporter, producing the protein MADKYGPAKVMGWAAIFWSCFTALTAAGVGFVSLLIIRLLFGAGEGPQATVTAKIMHNWFPKKELGTAVGIANAATPLGGAIGTPAVVAILSATQGNWRVPFIIFGVLGVFFAIGWFIIVRDTPEKHSRVSPAELAYIRQDAAPAAEVGDGADDATVAEAPPWWRYLTRPAVWTTAVAYFGYAWILWTFLNWFPTYLVNERGIDLSELAVAGAIPWIGGCIGLALGGVFTDILVRRTGRSVGPRRWTVVICLTATGLLFGGIGLVSSTFGAVALMTVVVFLLYFTGAQYWLIVGEAVPGPVYGSVSGAVQMFATTASILAPMITGYLVDSSLGWTGTFAVASIVSVGGALLLAVFGKVRKPLPPAAVTPTR
- a CDS encoding MarR family winged helix-turn-helix transcriptional regulator, whose product is MTLSISDRIGHHLKRVDQELIAAKSAVLSPHGLTVPQYTVLLALFQEPGLSGAALARRCLVTPQTMSTVIATLEGKGLVDRQSHPVHTHVQEVRLSRKGRTVLAKADEAAVEVERELSGRFTPEESALLLEFLGRCSSALGEVRKPPRGTAR
- a CDS encoding LysR family transcriptional regulator codes for the protein MDLETRHLKLLQIIAEEGSFRRAAQRLGASQPALSRQISRLEKSLGANLLDRAASGVRLTQAGQLVVEASRKVHSEMGSLLTSLGALVGRGGQPLRLVASLNPSVTVARLMADGHQLEIMRYPDGDALDMLERGRADLALVVEDPVSRFRPKANIGMTTIMQTPLWLCALRGRPETAVDSVSLASLRNAPWILPESGSSRSIVENLCLLAGYLPAPILVGDDDVVLSGLAAGVGVALRGPLFGLSANRDFVTRPLEQEALEHKICVWRRDRVPESLVGTVVDALQQQHLALAVRHPEYWDWLEKHPEAVPEYSTRVPLQAVSG